Within Sphingobium sp. SCG-1, the genomic segment AAGGACCGTGCCGGTGGTGCGATCACCGCGACCCGCGACCTGGTTGCCGAGCAGGCCACCAGCGATCGCGCCGATGATAGTGCCGCCCGTGCCGTTGTCGCGGCAGCGATAACGGTCGCCGCGATAGCCGCTGTTGCGATAGCCATCATTACGGTAGCCATTGTTCCGATAGTAGCGCTCGCTATTGTAGTTGCGGCGGTCGCCACCGCGATAATAGTCACTACGGTCATAGCCGCGCTCGTAACCGCGATAATGATCGCGAGCCATTGCAGGGGCCGAGGTGGCGACGAAAGACGCAACGCCCATTGCAAGCGCGGCACCCATGTTGAGGAAAGCGGACTTCTTCATGGCGTTACTCCTTTTCAAATTCTTCGAGAGCGTGACGTTTGCGAATCACCTTGCCTCTCGATGACACCCTTATGCAGGGATCGCCTTGAGGGGAGGCTGAACGCAGGTGACAGCCCTCGTTCAGTTAGCTGGCGTTCACACTAACCCCATTTTGAAGTGTGCGTCACAGGACAAATCCCCTATCGCCTGCATCCAGATGTC encodes:
- a CDS encoding glycine zipper 2TM domain-containing protein produces the protein MKKSAFLNMGAALAMGVASFVATSAPAMARDHYRGYERGYDRSDYYRGGDRRNYNSERYYRNNGYRNDGYRNSGYRGDRYRCRDNGTGGTIIGAIAGGLLGNQVAGRGDRTTGTVLGAGVGALAGRAIDKSDGRRC